One genomic region from Pseudoduganella dura encodes:
- a CDS encoding alpha/beta hydrolase: MKLHNMSLAVAGMLASAGAFAIDSPEPPKAEPRMQKVLDALASLGGKPVETLAPEEARKQPTPADAVVKLMKEEAVPAPKDGVTSKQLSIDGPQGKIPLFVYTPPGKGPFPVVVYFHGGGFVIADTKTYESSVKAIAAGTSAIVVSVEYRQAPEHKFPAAPNDAFAAYQWVLANAKDIGGDAARVAVAGESAGGNLATVVALMARDRQVAAPVHQLLIYPVVSDDMSTPSYQRNANARPLNKPMMQWFFKHYGADPQNPYALPAKAQTLKGLPSATVLTAEIDPLASEGESYAERLKKDGVKVDYRQFDGVTHEFFGMGPVVPKAQDAQKFAVEGLKKAFEAKR, translated from the coding sequence ATGAAACTACACAACATGTCGCTGGCGGTTGCCGGCATGCTCGCCAGCGCTGGCGCCTTCGCCATCGACAGCCCCGAACCGCCGAAAGCCGAACCGCGCATGCAGAAGGTACTCGACGCGCTGGCGTCGCTGGGCGGCAAGCCGGTCGAAACGCTGGCGCCCGAGGAAGCGCGCAAGCAGCCGACACCGGCCGACGCGGTCGTGAAGCTGATGAAGGAAGAAGCCGTGCCGGCCCCGAAGGACGGCGTAACGTCGAAGCAGCTGAGCATCGACGGCCCGCAGGGCAAGATCCCCCTGTTCGTCTACACGCCGCCCGGCAAGGGCCCCTTCCCTGTCGTGGTCTATTTCCACGGCGGCGGCTTCGTGATCGCCGACACGAAAACCTATGAATCGTCGGTCAAGGCGATCGCCGCGGGTACCAGTGCAATCGTGGTATCGGTCGAATACCGGCAGGCACCGGAACACAAGTTCCCGGCGGCGCCGAACGACGCGTTCGCCGCCTACCAGTGGGTGCTGGCCAACGCGAAGGACATCGGCGGCGACGCGGCCCGCGTGGCGGTCGCTGGCGAAAGCGCCGGCGGCAACCTGGCCACCGTGGTCGCGCTGATGGCGCGCGACAGGCAGGTCGCGGCACCCGTCCACCAGCTGCTGATCTACCCGGTCGTCAGCGACGACATGAGCACGCCGTCGTACCAGCGCAATGCCAACGCCAGGCCGCTGAACAAGCCCATGATGCAGTGGTTCTTCAAGCACTACGGTGCCGACCCGCAAAACCCGTACGCGCTGCCGGCGAAGGCGCAAACGCTGAAGGGGCTACCGTCCGCCACGGTGCTCACGGCCGAAATCGACCCGCTGGCCAGCGAAGGCGAATCCTATGCCGAGCGGCTGAAAAAGGACGGCGTGAAGGTCGATTACCGGCAGTTCGACGGCGTCACGCACGAGTTCTTCGGCATGGGACCGGTGGTACCGAAAGCGCAGGATGCGCAGAAGTTCGCCGTCGAAGGGCTGAAGAAGGCATTTGAGGCGAAACGCTGA
- a CDS encoding c-type cytochrome: MRETTRRRIFAVLLAGPLAFAIAGCDDDGPQAQRVAGGDVERGKRLLAQFQCGACHSIPGVEAARSTAGPPLDTFGRQSYVAGHLPNYPESLVRWIVDPPAVKPGTPMPNLGVSPEDARHMAAYLYTLR; the protein is encoded by the coding sequence GTGCGCGAAACAACCCGACGTCGAATCTTTGCAGTCCTGCTGGCCGGGCCGCTCGCCTTCGCCATCGCCGGTTGCGACGACGACGGACCGCAGGCGCAGCGCGTGGCGGGCGGCGATGTCGAACGGGGCAAGCGGCTGCTGGCGCAGTTCCAGTGCGGCGCCTGCCATTCGATTCCCGGCGTGGAGGCCGCGCGCAGTACCGCCGGCCCGCCGCTCGATACGTTCGGGCGCCAAAGCTACGTGGCCGGCCACCTGCCGAACTATCCCGAATCGCTGGTGCGGTGGATCGTCGATCCGCCGGCCGTCAAGCCGGGCACGCCGATGCCGAACCTGGGCGTGTCGCCCGAGGATGCGCGGCATATGGCCGCTTACCTGTACACATTACGATGA
- a CDS encoding glycosyltransferase: MSTIIVFCHLRWDFVFQRPQHLLTRLAKHYKIVLVEEPIHHEGESFMKTWEPAPNITVCQPHTPIQQWGFHDDQIPLVQPMVAKLVPEGEDPIVWFYTPMALPLLPQLHASLVVYDCMDELSAFKNPPRQLLQRETALLNIADLVFTGGPSLYEAKKNRHSNAHCFSSSVDAKHFRQSLEREASHADQAHIPHPRLGFYGVIDERFDTELTAKIADANPDWQIVLVGPVVKIDPAHLPQRPNIHYMGQRGYDDLPKFLAGWDVCLMPFAINEATKFISPTKVLEYMAAELPIVSTPIRDVEQPYGDVVAIGHDAAEFVAHIEAALAQTDEQTATMARKMREVVAKTSWENTATRMRDLIENATPARKFQRLTAQEMSYGEAAHNVNPLRTTATTATAPKVGTVIGGGAVAGATAAAYQLSQSASAQAAVKAE, translated from the coding sequence ATGTCGACCATTATCGTGTTCTGCCACCTTCGCTGGGACTTCGTCTTTCAGCGTCCGCAGCACCTGCTCACCCGCCTGGCCAAACATTACAAGATCGTGCTTGTGGAAGAGCCCATTCACCACGAGGGCGAAAGCTTCATGAAGACCTGGGAGCCGGCGCCCAACATCACGGTTTGCCAGCCGCACACGCCGATCCAGCAGTGGGGTTTCCACGACGACCAGATTCCGCTGGTGCAGCCGATGGTCGCCAAGCTGGTGCCCGAAGGCGAAGACCCGATCGTGTGGTTCTATACGCCGATGGCCCTGCCGCTGCTGCCGCAGCTGCATGCCAGCCTCGTCGTGTACGATTGCATGGACGAGCTGTCGGCCTTCAAGAATCCCCCGCGCCAGCTGCTGCAGCGCGAAACGGCGTTGCTGAACATCGCCGACCTCGTGTTCACTGGCGGCCCGAGCCTGTATGAAGCGAAGAAGAACCGCCATTCGAATGCGCACTGCTTCTCCAGCTCGGTCGATGCGAAGCACTTCCGCCAATCGCTGGAGCGCGAGGCCAGCCACGCAGACCAAGCCCATATTCCGCATCCGCGCCTGGGCTTCTATGGCGTGATCGACGAACGCTTCGACACCGAGCTGACCGCGAAGATCGCCGATGCGAACCCGGACTGGCAGATCGTGCTGGTGGGTCCGGTCGTGAAGATCGATCCGGCGCATCTGCCGCAGCGCCCGAACATTCACTACATGGGCCAGCGCGGCTACGACGACCTGCCGAAGTTCCTGGCCGGCTGGGACGTATGCCTGATGCCGTTCGCGATCAATGAAGCCACGAAATTCATCAGCCCGACCAAGGTGCTGGAATACATGGCCGCCGAGCTGCCGATCGTGTCGACGCCGATCCGCGATGTGGAGCAGCCGTATGGCGACGTGGTGGCGATCGGCCACGACGCGGCGGAATTCGTCGCCCATATCGAAGCCGCGCTGGCGCAGACGGACGAACAGACCGCGACGATGGCCCGGAAGATGCGCGAAGTGGTGGCCAAGACCTCGTGGGAAAACACCGCGACCCGCATGCGCGACCTGATCGAGAACGCCACCCCGGCGCGCAAGTTCCAGCGGCTCACGGCACAGGAAATGTCCTACGGCGAAGCGGCCCACAACGTCAACCCGCTGCGCACCACGGCCACCACGGCCACCGCGCCGAAGGTCGGCACCGTGATCGGCGGCGGCGCCGTGGCCGGCGCCACGGCCGCGGCCTACCAGCTATCCCAATCCGCCTCCGCACAGGCGGCGGTGAAAGCGGAGTAA
- a CDS encoding NAD(P)/FAD-dependent oxidoreductase gives MSESRTCEVLVIGGGPGGLTAAVYLRRFRRDVIVADKGNSRLSMIPISHNYPGFPGGVPGAELLGRLREQLTCYGGSVDGVEITGLAKEEDVFVATYDGGEIRTPVVLLATGVADKGLPIENWHDAVASGAVRLCPVCDGYDILDKRVAVASQPHNRTGHALFMRTFSCDVTLFEREPDVPLSEEEAEKLRVAKVRYVASPVKGVTLTDAMEPVLHTEDGEDHLFDVFYPMLGETARSGLAHALGAHCGDCDKVIVDKHQRTTVPGMYAIGDLVVGLNQISVAIGQAAIAATAIHNALPWRFRQRL, from the coding sequence GTGAGCGAAAGCAGGACCTGCGAAGTCCTCGTCATCGGCGGCGGGCCCGGCGGGCTCACCGCCGCCGTCTACCTGCGCCGGTTCCGGCGCGACGTGATCGTGGCGGACAAGGGAAACAGCCGGCTGTCGATGATCCCCATCAGCCATAACTACCCCGGCTTTCCCGGCGGCGTGCCGGGGGCCGAGCTGCTCGGGCGCTTGCGCGAGCAGCTCACCTGCTATGGCGGCAGCGTGGATGGCGTGGAGATCACCGGCCTGGCAAAGGAGGAGGACGTCTTCGTCGCCACTTACGACGGCGGTGAAATCCGCACGCCCGTCGTGCTGCTCGCCACGGGCGTTGCGGACAAGGGTTTGCCAATCGAAAACTGGCATGACGCCGTGGCCAGCGGTGCCGTACGCCTGTGCCCCGTCTGCGACGGCTACGATATCCTCGACAAGCGCGTGGCCGTGGCCTCGCAGCCGCACAACCGCACCGGCCATGCGCTGTTCATGCGCACGTTTTCCTGCGACGTGACGCTGTTCGAGCGCGAACCGGATGTGCCGCTGTCCGAAGAGGAAGCCGAAAAGCTGCGCGTGGCCAAGGTGCGCTATGTCGCTTCGCCCGTGAAAGGCGTGACGTTGACGGACGCGATGGAACCGGTGCTGCACACCGAGGACGGCGAGGACCACCTGTTCGATGTGTTCTATCCGATGCTGGGCGAAACCGCCCGTTCCGGCCTGGCGCATGCATTGGGTGCGCACTGCGGCGATTGCGACAAGGTGATCGTCGACAAGCACCAGCGCACCACCGTGCCCGGCATGTATGCCATCGGCGACTTGGTGGTGGGCCTAAACCAGATCAGCGTCGCGATCGGGCAGGCGGCGATCGCGGCTACCGCCATCCACAACGCATTGCCATGGCGGTTCCGGCAGCGGCTTTGA
- a CDS encoding DNA topoisomerase IB, translating to MKPDELLTDPPLAARAAGLRYVSDSKPGMSRVAAKDGFRYLDAGGDPVDDDATLARIKALAIPPAWTDVWICAQANGHLQATGRDARGRKQYRYHARWRSVRDDVKYERMIAFGRALPGIRQAVDTALRQPGLPREKVLATVVYLLEHTMMRIGNEEYARDNKSFGLTTLRNRHVRIDGREVGFRFRGKSGVYHDVKVADRRLARIIERMRDLPGQELFQFVDDDGATHSIDSSDVNDYLRTITGEDYTAKDFRTWSGTVLAALALQAFEKFDSETQAKKNVVRAIESVAKKLGNTPSVCRKCYVHPAVLEAYMDGAELAALRVRAEEEFTSELHALQPEEAAVLALLQERLAKAAEEIRPAKGKTGRAALRKGTRKGTRVPAAPA from the coding sequence ATGAAACCCGATGAACTGCTTACCGATCCTCCGCTGGCGGCGCGCGCCGCGGGATTGCGCTACGTCAGCGACAGCAAGCCCGGCATGTCCCGCGTCGCGGCGAAGGACGGCTTTCGCTACCTGGACGCCGGCGGCGACCCGGTCGACGACGACGCCACGCTCGCCCGCATCAAGGCGCTGGCGATCCCGCCGGCATGGACCGACGTGTGGATCTGCGCACAGGCCAACGGCCACCTGCAGGCCACCGGCCGCGATGCGCGCGGCCGCAAGCAGTACCGGTATCACGCGCGCTGGCGCAGCGTGCGCGACGACGTGAAGTATGAACGCATGATCGCGTTCGGGCGGGCGCTGCCCGGCATCCGGCAGGCGGTCGACACGGCGCTCAGGCAGCCGGGGCTGCCGCGCGAAAAAGTCCTGGCGACCGTGGTCTACCTGCTGGAGCACACGATGATGCGGATCGGGAACGAGGAATATGCGCGGGACAACAAGTCCTTCGGCCTGACCACGCTGCGCAACCGCCACGTGCGGATCGACGGCCGCGAGGTCGGCTTTCGCTTTCGCGGCAAGAGCGGCGTGTATCACGACGTGAAGGTGGCGGACCGCCGCCTGGCCCGCATCATCGAACGGATGCGCGACCTGCCGGGCCAGGAGCTGTTCCAGTTCGTCGACGACGACGGCGCCACGCATTCGATCGATTCGTCCGACGTCAACGATTACCTGCGCACCATCACCGGCGAGGATTACACGGCCAAGGATTTCCGCACCTGGTCCGGCACCGTGCTGGCCGCGCTGGCGCTGCAGGCGTTCGAGAAATTCGATTCCGAAACGCAGGCCAAGAAGAACGTCGTGCGCGCCATCGAGTCGGTGGCGAAAAAGCTCGGCAACACGCCGTCGGTGTGCCGCAAGTGCTACGTGCATCCGGCCGTGCTGGAAGCCTACATGGATGGCGCGGAACTGGCCGCGCTGCGCGTGCGTGCCGAAGAAGAGTTCACCAGCGAGCTGCATGCGCTGCAGCCGGAGGAAGCGGCCGTGCTGGCGCTGCTGCAGGAGCGCCTGGCGAAGGCCGCGGAAGAGATCCGGCCGGCGAAAGGCAAGACCGGGCGCGCTGCTTTGCGCAAAGGAACACGCAAAGGCACACGCGTGCCGGCGGCGCCCGCCTGA
- the msrA gene encoding peptide-methionine (S)-S-oxide reductase MsrA, with protein sequence MTQQTETAILAGGCFWGMEELIRSQPGVLATRVGYTGGDVPNATYRNHGTHAEAIEIVFDPAVTSFRRMLEFFFQIHDPSTRNRQGNDIGTSYRSAIFYRDAGQKRVAEDTVADVDASGLWPGKVVTEIVPAGPFWEAEPEHQDYLQVHPNGYTCHWLRPDWQLPKR encoded by the coding sequence ATGACACAACAAACCGAAACCGCCATCCTCGCCGGCGGCTGCTTCTGGGGCATGGAAGAACTGATCCGCAGCCAGCCCGGCGTGCTTGCCACGCGCGTCGGCTACACGGGCGGCGACGTGCCGAACGCAACTTACCGCAACCATGGCACGCACGCCGAAGCGATCGAGATCGTGTTCGATCCGGCCGTCACCAGCTTCCGCCGCATGCTGGAATTCTTTTTCCAGATCCACGATCCGAGCACCCGGAACCGCCAGGGCAACGACATCGGCACCAGCTACCGCTCGGCCATTTTCTACCGGGACGCCGGGCAGAAGCGTGTGGCCGAAGACACGGTGGCCGATGTCGACGCGTCCGGCCTGTGGCCGGGAAAGGTGGTGACCGAAATCGTGCCGGCCGGCCCTTTCTGGGAAGCCGAGCCGGAACACCAGGACTACCTGCAGGTGCATCCGAACGGCTACACCTGCCACTGGCTCCGGCCGGACTGGCAGTTGCCGAAGCGCTGA
- a CDS encoding DUF481 domain-containing protein, translated as MTFRSVLILAMALGHGAAFGADTIEERTWSTSAELGAITTSGNTTGTSVTGKIDARQELEDWSNQYILTGFFKEDQTRTSDGDEKYVRSAERFAFSARAAYKLMEEGERMFVLGSHVNDRFGAYTRYSSLSVGRAKRLYKSPDKIVEVELGPGYFSGIRATGEDEDGVTVRGAANMRWQISDSALFSQTVAVERGTSNTHSVAETALSAKINGTMQMKAAFSARNDSNVPVEKKNTDTQTSVTLVYSF; from the coding sequence ATGACCTTCCGTTCTGTACTCATCCTCGCGATGGCCCTCGGGCATGGCGCAGCGTTCGGCGCCGACACGATCGAAGAACGCACCTGGAGCACATCCGCCGAACTGGGCGCCATCACGACGTCCGGCAACACGACCGGTACCTCCGTCACGGGCAAGATCGATGCCCGCCAGGAGCTGGAAGACTGGAGCAACCAGTACATCCTGACCGGCTTCTTCAAGGAAGACCAGACGCGGACGAGCGACGGCGACGAGAAGTACGTGCGTTCGGCCGAGCGCTTCGCGTTCTCCGCGCGCGCCGCCTACAAGCTGATGGAGGAAGGCGAACGGATGTTCGTGCTGGGCTCCCACGTGAACGACCGCTTCGGCGCCTACACACGCTACTCGTCGCTGTCCGTCGGCCGCGCCAAGCGGCTGTACAAATCGCCGGACAAGATCGTCGAAGTCGAGCTGGGGCCGGGCTACTTCTCGGGCATCCGTGCCACCGGCGAGGACGAGGACGGCGTGACGGTGCGCGGCGCCGCCAACATGCGCTGGCAGATCAGCGATTCGGCGCTGTTCTCGCAAACCGTCGCCGTCGAGCGAGGCACGTCGAATACCCACTCGGTGGCCGAGACGGCGCTGTCGGCCAAGATCAACGGCACGATGCAGATGAAAGCCGCCTTCAGCGCGCGCAACGACTCCAACGTGCCGGTCGAGAAGAAGAATACCGACACGCAGACATCGGTGACGCTGGTCTACTCGTTCTGA
- a CDS encoding cbb3-type cytochrome c oxidase subunit I translates to MTRRLPSTVPRPPGELERLEAVWRTPQGWRLLSSVNNTTIGLLYIGTSLLFFVLAGVLGLLIRAQLAVPENDLLGPGTYNQVFTMHGTVMMFLFAIPVVEAVAVYLLPGMLGARDLPFPRLSAYAYWAYAFGGLGFFCTLFVGLAPDGGWFMYPPLTGKAYSPGLNADFWLLGIGFIEISAIAGAIELIIGILFTRAPGMTLARMPVYAWAMLVVGVMIVFAFPAVIAGTALLELERAYDWPFFDAARGGDPVLWQHLFWFFGHPEVYIIFLPAAGMVSTMIPTIAGTALVGRRAVIVAMVAVGFFSFGLWAHHMFATGLGHLEAGFVSAASMAVAVPTAIQVFAWIGTLWAGAFNGRTSGRGRLALSPPALFILGFMFIFVLGGLTGVMVAVVPFDWQAHDSYFIVAHLHYVLIGGMVFPLFAALCYWLPLVNGNAVPTRVARWSFGLMFAGFNVAFFPMHITGLLGMPRRVYTYPSGLGWEVLNMVSTVGAFVFASGVVLFFAGMARALAKKEKDPGNPWNAGTLEWLPSESYATRSIPQVESNDPLWTDPGLMREVEEGAHWLPGTATGKRETIVTTPVGAKLRYLLVLPTDSWLPFLSALGTAGFFLLLTAKQTMVAWLCGIVAIVTLLAWLWEQDRPAPCREAKVGEDAAGGDLMLPVGATGAASHSWWATIIMLVVDAGVFLSFLFAYVHVSMRLDICPPPGARLAAPWLPALSFALLAASGLLVALARRRPLEAKQGALRWLFGGALVLAIAGFGIELAGQLDSGLSPTRHAWSAAVAAMIAYQGLHVLLCAITGVYVIARSARRQLTPHSRGTLDNTALIWYYTVLQGAVTGVAIHVWPRLMG, encoded by the coding sequence ATGACCCGCAGGCTGCCCAGCACGGTGCCGCGCCCGCCCGGGGAGCTGGAGCGGCTGGAGGCGGTATGGCGCACGCCGCAAGGCTGGCGCCTGCTCAGTTCCGTCAACAACACCACGATCGGCCTGCTGTACATCGGCACCTCGCTGCTGTTCTTCGTGCTGGCCGGCGTGCTGGGCCTGCTGATCCGGGCGCAGCTGGCCGTGCCCGAGAACGACCTGCTGGGACCGGGCACCTACAACCAGGTTTTCACGATGCACGGCACGGTGATGATGTTCCTGTTCGCGATTCCCGTCGTCGAGGCGGTGGCCGTGTACCTGCTGCCGGGCATGCTGGGCGCGCGCGACCTGCCGTTCCCGCGGTTGTCCGCGTATGCCTACTGGGCCTATGCGTTCGGCGGCCTGGGTTTTTTCTGCACGCTGTTCGTGGGCCTGGCGCCGGATGGCGGCTGGTTCATGTATCCGCCGCTGACCGGCAAGGCGTATTCGCCGGGGCTGAATGCGGACTTCTGGCTGCTGGGGATCGGCTTCATCGAAATCTCGGCGATCGCCGGTGCCATCGAGCTGATCATCGGCATCCTGTTCACCCGCGCCCCCGGCATGACGCTGGCGCGGATGCCCGTCTACGCGTGGGCGATGCTGGTGGTGGGGGTGATGATCGTGTTCGCCTTCCCGGCCGTGATCGCCGGCACCGCGCTGCTGGAGCTCGAGCGCGCCTACGACTGGCCGTTCTTCGATGCCGCGCGTGGCGGCGATCCGGTCCTGTGGCAGCACCTGTTCTGGTTCTTCGGGCACCCGGAGGTGTACATCATCTTCCTGCCCGCGGCCGGCATGGTATCGACGATGATTCCCACCATCGCCGGTACCGCGCTGGTCGGCCGGCGCGCCGTGATCGTGGCGATGGTGGCGGTGGGCTTCTTCAGTTTCGGCCTGTGGGCGCACCACATGTTCGCCACCGGGCTGGGGCACCTGGAAGCGGGTTTCGTGTCGGCGGCCAGCATGGCCGTGGCCGTGCCGACGGCGATCCAGGTGTTCGCGTGGATCGGCACGCTGTGGGCCGGCGCATTCAATGGAAGAACCTCGGGGCGCGGCAGGCTGGCGTTGTCACCGCCGGCGCTGTTCATCCTCGGCTTCATGTTCATCTTCGTGCTGGGCGGCTTGACCGGCGTGATGGTGGCCGTGGTGCCGTTCGACTGGCAGGCGCACGATAGCTACTTCATCGTCGCCCACCTTCACTACGTGCTGATCGGCGGCATGGTATTCCCGCTGTTCGCCGCACTGTGCTACTGGCTGCCGCTGGTGAACGGCAACGCGGTGCCCACCCGGGTGGCGCGCTGGTCGTTCGGGCTGATGTTTGCAGGTTTCAACGTGGCGTTCTTCCCGATGCACATCACCGGCCTGCTCGGCATGCCGCGCCGCGTGTACACCTATCCTTCAGGCCTGGGCTGGGAAGTGCTCAACATGGTATCGACCGTGGGCGCGTTCGTGTTCGCGTCCGGCGTGGTGCTGTTCTTCGCTGGCATGGCGCGGGCGCTGGCGAAGAAGGAAAAGGATCCCGGCAATCCGTGGAACGCCGGCACGCTGGAATGGCTGCCGTCGGAATCGTACGCCACGCGCAGCATTCCCCAGGTGGAGTCGAACGACCCGCTGTGGACCGATCCCGGGCTGATGCGCGAAGTGGAGGAGGGAGCGCACTGGCTGCCGGGCACCGCGACCGGCAAGCGCGAAACGATCGTCACGACCCCGGTCGGCGCGAAGCTGCGCTACCTGCTGGTGCTGCCGACGGACAGCTGGCTGCCGTTCCTGTCGGCGCTGGGCACGGCGGGATTCTTCCTGCTGCTGACCGCGAAACAGACGATGGTGGCGTGGCTGTGCGGCATCGTGGCGATCGTCACGCTGCTGGCGTGGCTGTGGGAGCAGGACCGTCCCGCCCCGTGCCGCGAAGCGAAGGTCGGCGAGGATGCGGCGGGCGGGGACCTCATGCTGCCGGTCGGCGCGACCGGCGCCGCCAGCCACTCCTGGTGGGCCACGATCATCATGCTGGTCGTCGATGCCGGCGTGTTCCTGTCGTTCCTGTTCGCCTACGTGCACGTATCGATGCGGCTCGACATCTGCCCGCCGCCGGGCGCCAGGCTGGCGGCGCCATGGCTGCCGGCGCTGTCCTTCGCGCTGCTGGCGGCAAGCGGCTTGCTGGTCGCGCTGGCGCGGCGGCGGCCACTGGAAGCGAAGCAGGGCGCACTGCGCTGGCTGTTCGGCGGCGCCCTGGTGCTGGCCATCGCCGGCTTCGGCATCGAGCTGGCCGGGCAGCTGGACAGCGGCCTGAGTCCCACCCGCCACGCCTGGAGCGCGGCGGTGGCGGCGATGATCGCCTACCAGGGATTGCACGTGCTGCTGTGCGCGATCACCGGCGTTTATGTGATCGCCCGCTCGGCGCGCCGGCAACTGACGCCGCACAGCCGCGGCACGCTCGATAACACGGCGCTGATCTGGTATTACACGGTGCTGCAGGGGGCCGTGACTGGCGTGGCGATCCATGTCTGGCCGCGGCTGATGGGGTAG
- a CDS encoding cytochrome c oxidase subunit II, with amino-acid sequence MTAVTMTAASMTVPATQAPRQSALAPAGPDAAIIDQLGWTMTIGSAVILVAVMALLARAMRPGRPVPARFWIVGGGLVLPLAILTALLGWSLASTAGLSRPSSLTALRVAVTAKMWWWEVRYIDPATGRDVVLANEIRLPVGQPVYLSLTSDDVIHSFWVPALAGKVDMVPGRVHGLTLRADRAGTWRGQCAEFCGIQHARMALHVVAQPPAEFDAWLAAQAGPAAAPAAAQLLRGRQVFLERRCNACHAVRGVAEGTRDGAAGSPAAGPDLTHVGSRLYLAAGTLPVHQGTLAGWIADPQSIKPGARMPAARGLEGDELRALAAWLESLK; translated from the coding sequence ATGACTGCGGTAACGATGACGGCGGCTTCGATGACCGTGCCGGCGACACAGGCGCCGCGGCAGTCGGCGCTGGCGCCGGCCGGCCCCGATGCGGCCATCATCGACCAGCTGGGCTGGACGATGACGATTGGCTCGGCCGTCATCCTCGTCGCCGTGATGGCGCTGCTGGCGAGGGCCATGCGGCCGGGCCGCCCGGTTCCCGCGCGGTTCTGGATCGTCGGCGGCGGCCTGGTGCTGCCGCTGGCGATCCTGACCGCGCTGCTGGGCTGGAGCCTCGCCAGCACCGCTGGGCTGTCGCGGCCGTCGTCGCTCACGGCATTGCGCGTGGCCGTGACGGCGAAGATGTGGTGGTGGGAAGTGCGCTACATCGACCCCGCCACGGGGCGCGACGTGGTGCTGGCCAACGAGATCCGCCTGCCGGTGGGCCAGCCGGTCTACCTGTCGCTGACATCGGACGATGTGATCCACTCGTTCTGGGTGCCGGCGCTGGCCGGCAAGGTCGACATGGTGCCCGGCCGCGTGCACGGCCTCACGCTGCGGGCCGACCGCGCCGGCACGTGGCGCGGCCAGTGCGCCGAATTCTGCGGCATCCAGCATGCGAGGATGGCGCTGCATGTGGTGGCGCAGCCGCCGGCCGAATTCGATGCGTGGCTCGCGGCCCAGGCGGGGCCGGCGGCGGCACCCGCCGCCGCGCAGCTGTTGCGCGGCAGGCAGGTGTTCCTGGAACGGCGCTGCAATGCCTGCCATGCCGTGCGCGGCGTGGCCGAAGGCACCCGCGATGGCGCTGCAGGAAGTCCTGCTGCGGGGCCGGACCTGACCCACGTGGGCAGCCGCCTGTACCTGGCGGCCGGCACGCTGCCGGTCCACCAGGGCACGCTGGCCGGCTGGATCGCCGACCCGCAGTCGATCAAGCCGGGTGCGCGGATGCCGGCGGCCCGCGGCCTCGAAGGCGATGAACTGCGCGCGCTTGCGGCCTGGCTGGAGTCGCTGAAATGA